The Cuculus canorus isolate bCucCan1 chromosome 26, bCucCan1.pri, whole genome shotgun sequence genomic sequence CTCCAAGACACGTTGGGGTTTGCTTCTGACGTATTGTCCTTGAGaggtctcttctctctcctctcagcaCTGAGGTTCACAGCGTTAAATACACCACGAGGCtcccaaaagcacagaaaacccCAATGAGCTTTGTCTCTACTGCAATTTTCTTCACATCTTCAGAACTTGTACAATTAATTAGAAAAGTTTGAAGCGTCCAGGTGAAAAAAGAGATTTGTGTCAACATTTAATAAaaggaagtttattttcatttttcaggattatttttcattattttcaggtAAGGGCATTATGATGGCAGCATTTTCTAATTGATAATGGCTCAGCATGTCTCCGTAGGAGGTCTGGGCAGCGTGGAAAAGCAGTGCCTCGAGTCTGACCCTGCATGGACAGCCTTGCTCCTCCCCTCCAACCCCACCGTTTTGGCCACCTGGCACTTGCATCCCTCTCCCTTACATCAGACATCTCCATTGGAATTTAAAGCCCTTCTCCAGAAATCCACATCTGATTTCTGTTCATTGGGAGAACTCTCCCCTccgcagctgctgctttgatcTCCATGGAGTTCAGCGCTTGCCCGTCTCTCAGCACTCTGAGTGTCTCTTCAGCCAAGGCTTTAATTCTGttgatctctgctttttttgtgtctatctcaacatttctcatcagaCTGTCCCTTGTAGAAGGCAGCCCCTCATCAGAGACACTTGTGCTGAGCCTGTGGGTGAGGAGGGGGTTTATTGATTATGAAACTttatcagctttgcttttcgtcatagaatcatagaatagtttgggctggaagggaccttaatgatcatcccgtccagttccaaccccgtgccatgggcagggacatcccactggctcaggctgcccaatgccccatccaacctggccttgaacccctccagggatggggcatccacaaccgccctgggcaacatgtgccagtgtctcaccactctcatagtgaagaaactcttcctactgtccagtctaaatctgcccctctccagttcatacccacGTGTTCTTATTCCCCTGTGCCTGCGTGCAGCCAGGTCTGtaaggagaagagggggagatGGTGCAATGGAGCTGGAACCCTCAGCTCTGGAGTGCAGGGAAGTATGgtggaagggaaagggatgCAAAGCCAGGGGGGCAATGGGAGCAATGGTGGCACTGGGGAGGTGAGGAGCAAGGCTGTCCATGCAGGGTCAGACCTCATGGCACTGCATCTCCATGCTGCCCAGACCTCCTGAGGAGACGCTTTGCACCAGTGCCAGTTGGAGAATGATTCTGTCACCTCTTCCCTGAGCTAAAAAGGGACAAAATATAGAATTTAAgctcaaacacatttttatgaaTTGCACTTTGAACTGTTCCTCTTTAACTGCACTGGGAAATGATTCCAATGAGCTACACCAGGCTTGAAGGCCTGGGGAAACTTCAGGAGAGAAAGAGGTCGTTAAGGCTTTCTggattttaatgagacccagggtaTATTCACTGCTGAGACAAACCTCAGCTCCTtagaggagactgaagaaacCTCTCAACAAGTCAAGAGTAGAACTCAGAGTGCCCTGAATTATTAATTGGTCTCAGCGAGGATTGTTCCTGACAAAGCCTCCTCAGGGACTCCTTGGAGCAGTGAgttggaggccatgattgcaggcaaaggtgctgctgtgatgctgagaaaagcctgggtttgcttgatgaagcagaaagacCAAGCCCTCATGTCCATGCCATGGAgaggcagatctggctttgcCTACAATGATGGTGTTGTGAACATTATCACATTGCTGAATGAAATTTGGAGCTGTTATTCCATGTAATTCCAAAGACAGGTCTGTAGAGTTACGTGAGATGCCAAGTGTCTCACACACAGCTCCATGCAGTTGCAAAGCAGTCAGGTCATAGAGGAGTTCAGTTTTAGAAGGTTCATAGAAGCGGTGGCTCATAGAAGTCTCACAGTAGAGAAGGGTCAAAGAAGTCTCTGCTCATAGAAGATTCAGGTCATAAAAGGGTGATAGAATATGAGCCATGGAAGAGGCGAGTCATAGAAGTGTGAGAGttcatttgtattttggaaGGATTTGGTTATAGAAGGTTTGGTTCAAGGACGAGTTGGGCCATAGAAGAGTTATAGAGCAGTCAGGTAAAAGGCCATGGGCAATTGCATGAGGTTTAAGAACGCCAAGTACAgagtcctgcatttgggtcacaacaaccccacgcaatgctccaggcttggggaggagtggctggaaaaggacctggaggtgttgattgGTGTGGGGAGTTTTCCACTCGGCTGCCCGGAGCGTGGGGCTGCCCGGCTCCTGCAGCCAAGCGCCTCCGCTGCATGGGCAGCACACATAGAATTGGCAGAGCTGAAGGTCCTGGAGGGACCTTGAAGAAGCAGACAAGAGAGGAACATTGCCGAGAAAGTACCTACGACAAGTACCGTAAACAGAAGAACAGGAGAGACAATTGTAGCCTTCTGATGCCCAACGAAGGAGTTGGGACTGCTCGTGAACAGCGAGGGATCAGTTACCCATTGACCAGTTGTTTGGAAGTTTGAGCGCGGggacagttgtttgtaaccaatcagaGAAGGCCATATTTTTTGCAATTTAGCAGAGTTGtctaaaagcagctgcttttataATAAAGGGTCTTCTGTACATACAAGTTCAGGAGTGCGTGTCTCAGTGCCCTCAGACTGGGGCTGAACTTGatccagcaatgtgcccaggtggccaagagggccagtAGCATCTTGGCCGGAACAAGGAATAGTGTGGCCAGTGTGAAGAGTATAGATGGAATTTGTGCCAGAAAACGCagtgtaatgcctgttggtgcacgacctgcaaaATAGCGTTACAGACGATAGGGAAAATGCCTTCTGGGATGATTGGGAGCCTGAGTAAAGGTCAGGATCTCCTCGGGATGCATGGCACAATAGCAGGACTTTTTGCGGATTAATTTGATAACGGCCATGAAAACCATGTTGTGCAAGAAACAGAGCTCAAAGTGCAGAAGGGAAggtaaggaagaagaaaaggaaatcaccTTAAAAGGAACTAACAAACCTGAAAAGAGCTTAAACCTACTCTTGAGAAATTGCCACATCAacaatatcgacctgcagaagaatataaaaagaacTAAGAGTTTAGACGTAGGTGTGTGTCATTGGTGGAGCGGAGACTCCCCGGCACACCCAGAGCtgtttgcttctgtgctttcccataaaaagataataaagcaatcttttgccAAAACTACGAATGATTGAGTATCTATAACAAAAATGGGGGCTCATCCAGGAGATCGGCTTGGGTTGCTGGAGACGTTCCTTTGTTCAGGGGGTGCCCCACTCACCGTGGCCTGGTGAAGGAACGATTCTGGTAGATACCTTGCCGATATCAACCCTGAatagaggaaagctggaagcAAAGTTTGAACTCCCTACAAAATCGCTGCAGCCAAATTTGTACCCATAATTCTTGTGCATGAATTCAGGACAGGAACGTCGGACTGTAAGTACCGTTGAGTTGGGTGAACAGCCAAAGTGTGCGTGCTTGAGACACAACAGGGTTATGAAGCGAGTGTGGACCTCTTCTAGGTGCATTTCCAGTCTCCCACGAGGGACCTGGTCACCGAAGGAAGGAAGTGAGTGAAAAAGGGTGAAAGGAGTCACACTTGGCAGAGATGGGGCAAAGGAAAGGTAAATTCCCTAGGCCTGGGAAGGGCCCACAGAGAGGTCCTCGGAAACAGATAGGGAGCAAGTTACCAGAAATACCCTCAGACAGTCCGCTGGGGTTAATGTTCAAACACTGGGATGAACGGCCATCCCGGAAGGAGAAGAGTGAGGAGAAAATGGTCCATTACTGTATGGAAGTTTGGACCAGGGAGGAAATAACACCTGACCAACTCCCCCGtatgcttttgctcatcaattcCCTCCTGTCTTTTcacatgggcaaattcatttgccaaatgcATCATCTGTCTCTTGAAggggaattggatgatattttgcttgaaaattacttttagcacattctcatgggcactggACATAGAAGCAGAAGTTGTTCGTCGTTGTAGCATTGTCCAATTCCAAAcaaataacatagcagagaaaacagagctaacaaagctaactaaaactaacatcaaaaggacaataacggggtgacacaacttatttagaatgtcAGTAGTGGTAGGGGACCATCCAAACAGCACGTCCCACCAATGATGGTTCGCatctttttttaccctttttaggaCCCTATTTCTTTCCTCCGTGTcatggtggactgttatcagggtctttcTCCCATTTTGTTGGACCTCCTTCCAAATTTCGATCAAATCCTGAAGTTGCATTAGTTGTTTCACCgatgtaagattcattccaataggtataGGTGATAATTTCTGAAACATTGcttaattggattttatcagctgatggcatatgactggtgctaaataagaaaagtcacacccaacgAAATTACgaatacagaaattagagtgattcttactatccataattatctcatctattactatagaggtacaagcagttctcaaacacacacaaccctggcccatatatacCAGTACGGTCCTCTGATGAGCATCTGGATGGATCTCACAGTGACAAGTGCAttgctcagtgtcgaggcagatgtcttgagcatcgattgcatTACTTtcgcaaatgaatccttgttctTGTCTAATGCAAGactctaaatttacagtttacCATCTCTCGTTCACCATTCgtgcccatgttctatgttcagaaggacAGAGCGCAGTTTTATCCTGGTTTAATCCTAATGTAATAATGAggtggattacatatattgaagcATTAGGTATGGTCAACATAAAGGCTGTGGCcgtattagtgatggggtcataggtagAATTTACCAGAGTTCACCAGCATTGAAGCTCCCTCTCCCAGTCAGTGGCATTGtcccaaataattttctggatTTCGGTGGGGAAAGGACCTTCACCGCCTTCTCTTATAATCAAGGCGGCCgctgattgcatccataattgtgcctaTAGACAACTGAGAGCCAAAGAAGTgttatcttggatcacaccgagtGAATTTACTACTTATTCATGGTCCcgttcctccaccttttcccacttcaGTAACACTTTGATAACGTTCACTGATTAGTTCCTAAAGCGAATAGACAAGACTGCAAAGGgtgtcttaattttgttaaatcactaCTTGCAGTGGCCAATTTgttcattagtatttctgagtcaattcCATGTAGGACCCccaatcctgtctctaacactCCAGTTAGttccctttgtgttctgccccaaagggcatttgttttcacagccaggttgtccaaccctcgaaggatgtttttaggaaatgagagcatgatggttgaatttcagaaatattagtTTGCATTAGCGGTTCAACACTTgtaagagaccattctgggttgaacagcatttgctgttggcctgtataTGTATTTTCATGCATAATCAGACTTaatagatttaaaccctttcgatGAGAATATTTCCCATGGCTCCAGTGTACCCAATAAAAGCTTGAGACCAAAGTCACTCCGTGTTGTCTCCCGACCAGACAAAATCCAGTCTCTACGTAGAGCTGTGCAGGGTGGatccctcctgcagctgagctcAGGCACTCACTCTGCTCAGTAAGTGCCCCTCAATACCAGCCCCGTTCCGGACGAAGGTAGAGACCACCCCGGTGGACAGACAAGTGCAttgctcagtgtcgaggcagattTGGAGGCCCATACACAGGCACTGATATTATTGGAAGTATGACAGCAGATCAGTGGAATCGCTGTCCAGAAATGCATCGCAATAAGTGGAAAAGCTGCATTGTTGCATGGGCGATGGCTTTGTTCAGGGCCTGTATCACAGTCTTGTTTCTAAGACTGTAGATGAAGGGATTTAAGAATGGGTACAGAACAGTGTTCAGCAAAGCTACAGTTCTGTTGGTCTCTAAGGGAACGTCTCCTGAAGGACATGCATAGAGAGCAATGCAGCTCCCATACGCGATAGCTAAGGTGGTGAGATGGGAAGAACATGTGGTAAAAGCTTTATTCCTCCCAGAGGCTGCTGGAAGATGCAGAATACAAAAAAGGATGCGCACGTAGAACGCCAGAGTTAAACATAAGGAACCCAGGATGACAAATGACAAGAAAACAGagtctgttttccaaagcagactGGTGTCAGAGCAGGACAGTTTGAATAAGGGGGAGTTGTCACAGAAGAAATGGTGGATCTTGTTTGAGCCACAGAAAGTCAACTGATAGAGGAGAACCAGGCGGTAACTGAAGAGTGTGAGGCTTATGACCCAAGCTGCAACAACTAAGTAGATGCAGAGCTGAGGCTTCATGATGGCAGCATAATGCAAAGGTTGGCAGATGGCAACATAGCGATCAAAGGACATGACAACAAGCAGAACAAACTCTGTACAGCCCAGGGCAAAATAGAAATAGGATTGAGCAAAGCAGGTGCCTAGTGAAATCGTTCTCCTTCCAAAACCCAGGATCACAAACAACTTGATACTTGTGGAGGATGTGAACCAGATTTCCAGGAAGGACAAATTGCTGATGAAAAAGTACATGGGGGTTTGCAGGTGGTGATCCACACACACAAGGAAGATGATGGTTGCATTCCCGATCACTGTTGTCAGGTACATGAGCAGAATGACCAGAGAGAGAAATAGCTGCAGTCTTTGGGTGAGCCCTGAGAAGCCGTCTAGGACGAACTCAGTAACTGCAGTTCCATTCCCTGGACCCATGCTGTACTTCAGTTCAACCTGCCGAGACAGGAACATGGCAAAACCACAAGTGTGACAATGTCACAGTCTGCATGAGAGGTTTgagcctttcttctctgctactttcctttctttcagtctCCCTACGTAACACAGACAGAGATGGTCCTGCAGGCATTTCTCactccctgttttttttctgttccccaTTTCAGGTAGAGAATTTGTTGTCTTCATTCTACTTTTCTCAGACACCCGTAAAGGGTTCTTTCTCCAGAACAGAGGACTTTAAAGAGGCTGACAGCTATTCCACCTCATTCCTAGGAAATTCCAAATTCACTCAGACCTATTCCAAACATCTCTCGCACCCACGTGCCCAACTCATCTCTTCTACTGCACAAATGCTCACCTATCAAACAATCCCAATATGAACGCTGAAAGCATTCATCCCACTTTTCAGTACTTGCCTTTTTGGACCAGGAATCCCTGTGTATTTCAAACCCAGCAATACTAAGTGTCTCTTCCGTAATCCCCTGCTTTCTCCCACAGCTTCTTGCTCTCCGTTACTTCAGAAAGGGGGACAAGAAGGTGGAATAGGAACCAAGCACAAGTTGTCTTCTTCAGTACTGTAAATCATGACAGCAGTTTATGACTCCACGTGGTCTGTCTCTCAGTCTCAGCTGATATCTGTCTGCACGGCAACACAGCTCTTTCCAAACAGTTGCTCATTGCTCTCACTGTCGAGTGTCCCGACctgaatgcagagaagaaaactgca encodes the following:
- the LOC128854673 gene encoding olfactory receptor 49-like, encoding MFLSRQVELKYSMGPGNGTAVTEFVLDGFSGLTQRLQLFLSLVILLMYLTTVIGNATIIFLVCVDHHLQTPMYFFISNLSFLEIWFTSSTSIKLFVILGFGRRTISLGTCFAQSYFYFALGCTEFVLLVVMSFDRYVAICQPLHYAAIMKPQLCIYLVVAAWVISLTLFSYRLVLLYQLTFCGSNKIHHFFCDNSPLFKLSCSDTSLLWKTDSVFLSFVILGSLCLTLAFYVRILFCILHLPAASGRNKAFTTCSSHLTTLAIAYGSCIALYACPSGDVPLETNRTVALLNTVLYPFLNPFIYSLRNKTVIQALNKAIAHATMQLFHLLRCISGQRFH